In the Spirochaeta lutea genome, one interval contains:
- a CDS encoding Ig-like domain-containing protein, which produces MKLRSAALGALLIAVLVSLLACGPGEPEVSIDSFYLSNSASTIGYTGDVDIAVKGSTSEAGELSLVISGSDEPYATVPVEGSFTETFTVIFMEPGTYSVKARLSVGAATWDSEKTITITVEDTKVDVDSIKLSFDHNEFNEVIAGGAARDITLEFNLNEYGTTLGTTPPTNQRVTWKSSDESIATVNDEGLVSGISVGTVDITATSEEVPESGSPVSATITIKVVDSITDDSQEITVTTSMTAKSITGAGNSAVTVRFTLTQEGLEALFGENSGPYKLNISHDAAGIPNVEWRWESKNVSRSDLNEYPTYHSLPIEPGTYSIDLWAALGSNVTIPLRVWVSE; this is translated from the coding sequence ATGAAATTACGATCAGCTGCTCTTGGAGCACTACTCATTGCCGTGCTGGTAAGCCTTCTGGCCTGCGGACCCGGAGAGCCCGAGGTTTCTATAGACAGTTTTTACCTTTCAAACTCAGCCTCAACCATCGGCTACACCGGTGATGTAGATATTGCCGTAAAGGGTTCCACCTCCGAGGCCGGGGAACTCTCCCTGGTGATAAGCGGCTCGGATGAACCCTACGCAACGGTTCCCGTGGAAGGATCCTTTACCGAAACATTCACGGTTATCTTCATGGAACCAGGAACCTACAGTGTGAAGGCCCGGCTATCCGTGGGCGCCGCAACCTGGGATTCGGAGAAAACCATAACCATTACCGTAGAAGATACCAAGGTCGATGTGGACAGCATCAAACTTAGCTTTGACCATAACGAATTCAATGAGGTTATCGCCGGCGGAGCGGCTCGGGACATCACCCTGGAGTTCAACCTGAACGAATACGGAACCACCCTCGGGACAACACCCCCAACCAACCAACGGGTAACCTGGAAAAGCAGCGACGAGAGCATTGCGACGGTAAACGATGAGGGCCTGGTCTCGGGTATCAGCGTGGGTACTGTGGATATTACGGCCACGTCTGAAGAGGTACCCGAATCAGGATCCCCGGTCTCCGCCACCATTACCATAAAGGTCGTGGATTCCATTACCGACGATTCCCAGGAAATCACCGTTACAACGAGCATGACGGCTAAGAGCATCACCGGAGCAGGCAACAGCGCCGTTACCGTCCGCTTTACCCTTACCCAGGAAGGTCTTGAGGCCCTCTTCGGAGAGAACAGCGGCCCCTACAAGCTCAACATATCCCACGATGCAGCAGGAATACCCAATGTCGAGTGGCGCTGGGAGAGCAAAAACGTTTCCCGTTCCGATCTGAACGAGTACCCGACATACCACTCTCTGCCCATCGAACCGGGTACCTATAGCATCGATTTATGGGCTGCCCTCGGCTCGAACGTAACCATCCCCCTGCGGGTCTGGGTAAGCGAGTAA
- a CDS encoding sensor histidine kinase, which produces MNAEILGHLLVMQAVLVNLPTSLSIFQFVRKGLETFPGITSLRILPLQEGLEIPPETPGRAVVSDAGYSGYCLVAELEPRPAGSKEAGDNYEPYLRNFLNMVQIILEEKNQKRLLQEQNTTLTETIEAKNRLQRELVVQEKIAGLLPLSTIIAHGMNTPLGNIITLGSNVLDRSRDVAKQLETGLTQRQFTAYLDNIQDSLSGLLIDARRATKLVERFQNVLNSSQNVSAKTRFNLHSLVLHTIESLSAQENCDALDFEICLTEDLWITSYPTAISRVLAIFLENVIHHAYPNLRRLHAETSEPLSGLVTVSGGVNSQEGLNLGVQDFGTGIAPDRLENIFDPFVTTALQRGHNGLGLSIAHYIATEHLLGRVEAESLPDPSSPSGHRTRFSLMIPPRSLL; this is translated from the coding sequence ATGAATGCAGAAATCCTTGGTCACCTACTGGTTATGCAAGCTGTGCTGGTGAACCTTCCCACTTCCTTGAGCATTTTTCAATTCGTCCGCAAGGGTCTGGAAACCTTTCCCGGGATTACCAGTCTCCGGATTCTGCCCCTGCAGGAGGGTCTTGAGATTCCCCCGGAGACCCCCGGTAGAGCGGTGGTCTCGGATGCCGGCTACTCAGGGTATTGTTTAGTGGCGGAGCTTGAGCCTCGGCCAGCCGGCTCGAAGGAGGCCGGGGATAACTACGAACCCTATCTGCGTAATTTTCTTAACATGGTTCAAATCATCCTGGAAGAAAAAAACCAAAAACGCCTGCTCCAGGAACAGAATACCACCCTGACCGAGACGATCGAAGCGAAAAACCGCCTTCAGCGTGAACTGGTGGTCCAGGAAAAGATTGCCGGGCTGCTTCCCCTTTCCACCATCATTGCCCATGGCATGAACACTCCCCTGGGGAACATCATTACCCTGGGTTCCAACGTCCTCGATCGCTCCCGGGATGTGGCAAAACAGCTTGAGACAGGTCTGACCCAACGCCAGTTCACGGCCTACCTGGATAATATTCAGGACTCCCTGTCGGGGCTACTCATCGATGCACGCCGGGCCACCAAATTGGTGGAACGTTTTCAGAATGTCCTGAACAGCAGCCAGAACGTCTCGGCTAAGACCCGGTTTAATCTCCATTCCCTGGTTCTCCATACGATTGAAAGCCTCTCGGCTCAAGAAAACTGCGATGCCCTCGATTTTGAGATTTGTCTTACCGAGGATCTCTGGATCACCAGCTATCCCACCGCGATAAGCCGGGTGCTGGCAATCTTTTTAGAAAACGTCATTCATCACGCCTATCCGAACCTCCGTCGGCTGCATGCCGAGACCTCCGAGCCGCTGTCCGGTCTGGTTACGGTGTCGGGTGGCGTGAATTCCCAGGAGGGGCTTAACCTGGGGGTGCAGGATTTCGGTACCGGTATTGCACCGGACCGGCTGGAGAATATCTTTGACCCCTTCGTAACAACGGCCCTCCAGCGGGGGCATAACGGTCTGGGGTTGAGTATTGCCCACTACATCGCCACCGAACATCTTCTGGGCCGTGTAGAGGCCGAATCGCTTCCAGATCCTTCCTCGCCCTCCGGACATAGAACCCGGTTCTCCCTCATGATACCCCCCAGGAGTTTACTGTAA
- a CDS encoding MEDS domain-containing protein — MGTQQLFSAGPNQGGYHPGMHVCQIYNSADERLDTLYQFIRGGVSYGDLIACFTPEALGTQLVEYAVRIQEEQGGDPTVEILEPLETYLFEGQFDPDRMLNKIRDFYRESQRRGLTSARIIGDMPVQVLESPGGSRVMEYEARVSLLQEEIPVTTVCQYEAGEFSGDAIMEVLQVHPYILSNGSIIQNPLYIDPRTFLGS, encoded by the coding sequence ATGGGTACTCAGCAACTGTTTTCCGCCGGTCCGAATCAAGGCGGCTACCATCCCGGGATGCATGTCTGCCAGATTTATAACTCGGCAGATGAGCGGCTTGATACTCTCTACCAGTTCATTCGGGGAGGAGTTTCCTACGGTGATTTGATCGCCTGTTTTACTCCCGAGGCCCTGGGTACCCAGCTGGTGGAGTATGCAGTCAGAATCCAGGAAGAACAGGGCGGCGATCCGACGGTGGAAATTCTCGAACCCCTGGAAACCTACCTATTTGAGGGACAGTTTGATCCCGACCGGATGCTGAACAAGATCCGGGATTTTTACCGCGAATCCCAGCGCCGGGGGCTGACCTCCGCCCGGATCATCGGGGATATGCCCGTTCAAGTGCTGGAAAGCCCCGGAGGAAGCCGGGTCATGGAGTACGAGGCCCGGGTCAGTCTGCTTCAGGAAGAAATACCGGTTACTACAGTCTGCCAATACGAGGCTGGCGAGTTTTCCGGGGATGCAATCATGGAGGTGCTCCAGGTTCACCCCTACATCTTGAGTAACGGCAGCATTATTCAAAATCCCCTGTATATTGACCCCCGAACCTTTCTCGGTTCCTGA
- a CDS encoding 2-oxo acid dehydrogenase subunit E2, translated as MKKATQRFSVIPPSPERRAVEGVLRAAASKSYMHSLLEVDVTPARRLLRELKHSQDGYCSFTGLILGCIARSIARHPQVHACRDIRGRFIVFEDVDVSLTVERTIRGEKAVVPWIIRSAQAKSLPAISREILEARSMELARSRVYTAIQRLGLLPGWLQALLFRLVEGFPRKLKDFAGTVLVTSGGLFARGRAWGVPVATHPVNITLGGLVKDRKPSAQGFEEREFLCLTVSIDHGVVDGAPAARFIHDLKRRIENPSPRELGV; from the coding sequence ATGAAGAAGGCGACCCAGAGATTCTCGGTGATTCCCCCCAGCCCAGAGCGTCGGGCTGTAGAGGGGGTTCTCCGGGCTGCTGCATCCAAGAGCTACATGCATAGTCTGCTGGAGGTGGATGTAACCCCGGCGCGGCGCCTTCTCCGGGAGCTGAAGCACTCCCAGGATGGATACTGCTCGTTTACCGGGCTGATCCTAGGGTGTATCGCCCGGAGTATCGCCCGGCATCCCCAGGTTCATGCCTGCCGGGATATCCGAGGCAGGTTCATTGTCTTCGAGGATGTGGATGTGAGCCTGACCGTGGAACGCACCATCCGCGGGGAAAAGGCGGTTGTGCCCTGGATTATCAGATCAGCCCAGGCGAAGTCCTTACCGGCTATCAGCCGGGAGATACTTGAGGCCCGATCCATGGAACTGGCCCGGAGCCGGGTTTATACCGCAATACAACGCCTTGGCCTGCTGCCGGGCTGGCTTCAAGCCCTCCTTTTCCGCCTAGTCGAGGGTTTTCCCCGGAAACTCAAGGATTTTGCAGGTACTGTATTGGTCACCTCCGGTGGGCTCTTTGCCAGGGGAAGGGCTTGGGGCGTTCCTGTGGCAACCCATCCGGTAAATATTACCCTGGGCGGCCTGGTCAAGGACCGGAAGCCCAGCGCCCAGGGTTTTGAGGAGCGGGAGTTCCTCTGTCTAACCGTCAGTATCGATCATGGGGTGGTGGACGGAGCCCCGGCGGCACGCTTCATCCATGATCTCAAACGCCGCATTGAAAACCCCTCGCCCCGGGAACTGGGAGTGTAG
- a CDS encoding NADP-dependent isocitrate dehydrogenase, giving the protein METTTAKNQVIVYTQTDEAPALATHSLLPIIRTVTDAVGVGVETRDISLAGRILAQFPERLKPEQRVSDDLAELGELVQQREANIIKLPNISASLPQLRAAIAELQQKGFDLPDYPESPQTDEQRDYRARYDRVKGSAVNPVLREGNSDRRSARAVKDYARMFPHSMGEWKPDSKSHVASMSQGDYYESETSTTVPRDCDVSIVLKTAGGTTQVLLEGLALEAKEVIDAAVLRRRQLREFLAREIRNAKDQGVLFSVHLKATMMKVSDPIIFGHAVSVFFADVFEKYRDTFRSLHISPNNGLGDLYARIQALPEEEQRAIRQDIQAALDAGPGVSMVDSDKGITNFHVPSDFIIDATMPAAIRSSGKSWNREGELQDTKFTIPDRCYAGVYQTVIEDCKKHGAFDPKTMGSVSNVGLMARKAEEYGSHDKTFEIPEEGTVQVLTAQDEVLLEQPVEPGDIFRMCQTKDDAIRDWVRLAVERTRLTGNPGVFWLDENRAHDAVLISKVSAYLNDHDTRDLDIRIMEPGAATQFSIDRARRGEDTISITGNVLRDYLTDLFPILELGTSAKMLSIVPLMQGGGLFETGAGGSAPKHVQQFLSEGHLRWDSLGEFLALAVSLEHLGRVFDNAGARLLAESLDAATGELLRKGKSPQRKVHQLDNRGSHFYLALYWSRALAEKAAGSPLQPHFARLAENLGAAEEAILQELDEAQGKPADIGGYYRPDPVLAGAAMRPSKTFNAILEEFTAGLHNA; this is encoded by the coding sequence ATGGAAACAACAACAGCGAAGAACCAAGTTATTGTGTACACCCAGACCGACGAAGCGCCGGCTCTGGCAACACATTCATTGTTACCAATCATTCGTACCGTGACCGACGCCGTGGGCGTGGGGGTGGAGACCCGGGATATTTCTCTGGCGGGACGGATTCTTGCTCAGTTTCCCGAGCGGTTAAAGCCCGAACAACGGGTGAGCGACGATCTTGCGGAGCTAGGGGAGCTGGTCCAACAGAGGGAAGCCAACATCATAAAGCTGCCGAATATCAGCGCCTCCCTTCCCCAGCTGCGGGCGGCCATCGCTGAGCTTCAGCAAAAGGGATTCGATCTGCCTGATTATCCGGAATCGCCCCAGACGGATGAGCAGCGGGACTACCGGGCACGGTATGACCGAGTTAAGGGCAGCGCGGTAAACCCCGTGCTCCGGGAGGGAAATTCCGACCGGCGTTCCGCCCGGGCGGTGAAGGACTACGCCAGGATGTTCCCCCACTCCATGGGTGAATGGAAGCCCGACTCCAAGTCCCATGTGGCCAGCATGTCTCAGGGGGATTATTATGAGAGCGAAACATCAACAACGGTTCCCCGGGACTGTGATGTGTCCATCGTGCTGAAGACCGCCGGGGGAACGACTCAGGTTCTCCTGGAGGGGCTGGCCCTGGAGGCTAAGGAGGTAATTGACGCCGCGGTTCTCCGGCGGCGGCAGCTCAGGGAGTTCCTTGCCCGGGAGATCCGGAACGCCAAGGACCAGGGAGTCCTGTTCTCGGTGCATCTGAAGGCAACCATGATGAAGGTGTCCGACCCCATCATCTTCGGCCACGCGGTTTCGGTCTTTTTTGCCGATGTGTTTGAAAAATATCGGGATACCTTCCGGAGCCTCCATATTAGTCCGAATAACGGTTTGGGTGATCTCTATGCCCGTATTCAGGCGCTGCCAGAGGAGGAGCAAAGGGCCATCCGGCAGGATATCCAGGCTGCCTTGGATGCCGGCCCCGGGGTATCCATGGTGGACTCCGATAAGGGGATTACTAACTTCCATGTTCCCAGCGATTTTATTATCGATGCTACCATGCCTGCGGCGATCCGCAGCTCCGGGAAGAGCTGGAACAGGGAGGGTGAACTCCAAGACACCAAGTTTACCATTCCCGACCGCTGTTACGCCGGGGTGTATCAGACGGTGATTGAGGATTGCAAGAAACACGGCGCTTTCGACCCGAAAACCATGGGCAGCGTATCCAATGTGGGATTAATGGCGCGAAAAGCCGAGGAGTATGGATCCCACGATAAGACCTTCGAGATTCCTGAAGAGGGAACCGTACAGGTGCTCACCGCCCAGGACGAGGTGCTCTTGGAGCAGCCTGTTGAACCGGGGGACATATTCCGGATGTGCCAGACCAAGGATGATGCCATCCGGGACTGGGTGCGTCTGGCTGTGGAACGGACCCGGCTGACGGGCAACCCCGGAGTATTCTGGCTGGATGAAAACCGCGCCCACGATGCAGTCCTGATCAGCAAGGTTTCTGCCTACCTAAACGATCACGATACCCGGGATCTGGATATCAGGATTATGGAGCCCGGGGCCGCAACCCAGTTCTCCATCGACCGCGCACGTAGGGGAGAGGATACCATCTCTATAACCGGAAATGTACTCCGGGACTACCTTACCGACCTGTTCCCCATCCTTGAGTTGGGAACCAGCGCGAAGATGTTGTCCATCGTTCCATTGATGCAGGGCGGCGGTCTGTTTGAGACCGGGGCGGGAGGATCGGCCCCGAAACACGTTCAGCAGTTCCTCTCGGAGGGCCATCTGCGCTGGGATTCTCTGGGAGAATTCCTTGCCTTAGCCGTCTCCCTGGAGCATTTGGGCAGGGTCTTCGATAATGCCGGCGCACGGCTACTGGCGGAGAGTCTGGATGCAGCCACCGGGGAGCTGTTACGGAAGGGCAAATCACCCCAGCGCAAGGTACACCAGCTGGATAACCGGGGAAGCCATTTTTACCTCGCCCTGTACTGGAGCCGCGCCCTGGCCGAGAAGGCCGCAGGTTCGCCTCTGCAACCCCACTTCGCCCGGCTGGCGGAAAACCTCGGTGCAGCCGAAGAGGCCATTCTCCAGGAGCTGGATGAAGCCCAGGGCAAGCCGGCGGATATCGGCGGCTATTACCGTCCCGACCCGGTTCTTGCCGGGGCCGCGATGCGTCCCAGCAAGACCTTCAACGCCATCCTGGAAGAGTTTACCGCCGGGCTGCACAACGCCTGA
- a CDS encoding TrmO family methyltransferase domain-containing protein: MDTTIQLIEIGQVKTGVDKTEIVLRPEYREGLIGLEGFSHVQVLWWANTLADESSRQTLEVSGLLKHRREPLGVFATRAPTRPNPVMSSTVGIVEIDQKAGRLVIGYIDAYHASPVLDIKPYYPMERVRRVSTPGWCSSWPEWQEDAPSFDWASVFNID, encoded by the coding sequence ATGGATACAACGATACAATTAATTGAGATTGGCCAGGTGAAGACTGGGGTGGATAAAACCGAAATCGTCCTGCGCCCCGAATACAGGGAGGGTCTCATCGGTTTGGAGGGGTTCAGTCATGTCCAGGTCTTATGGTGGGCGAATACCCTGGCAGATGAGTCATCGAGGCAGACATTGGAGGTATCCGGGTTGTTGAAACACCGTCGGGAGCCCCTGGGGGTATTTGCCACCCGGGCTCCGACCCGACCGAATCCGGTGATGAGCAGCACTGTGGGGATTGTGGAAATCGATCAAAAAGCCGGGCGTCTGGTCATCGGGTACATCGACGCCTACCACGCCTCACCCGTCCTCGATATCAAGCCCTACTATCCCATGGAACGGGTCCGCAGGGTTTCAACCCCGGGGTGGTGCAGCTCCTGGCCGGAATGGCAGGAGGATGCTCCGTCTTTCGATTGGGCCTCGGTGTTCAATATTGATTAA
- a CDS encoding MFS transporter: protein MEKTDHPGTHSKTGTQGKTGTSRGTANPQTVDLVTPVAPTPGAPEVPEAPGATEISGATEISGAAGSTEISVAPPPGAPEVPGAPRAPEAPRATETLRAAGSTEIPGAEPTKPTRPRLWDRNFILLWQGQAVSTLGDVFYQVALGFWVLAVTGSTGLMGALMAASTVPRVVLGPFAGVLVDRLNRKWIMVLMDTLRGTAITLVAVLAFAGRLEVWMVFAAGVLIGLCAAFFDPSVRSSIPDIVDRQRLLQGNSAFGMIESLSGILGNSLGGVIYSVLGAPVMFLVNGISYLFSAGTELFLKIPRVIHQNREFNYLQDLREGMRFIRDTPVLGLFFINVGMLNFFLSMGGVLFLPYFQRSPGLGPAQYGTAMAVVTAGSVAALLILSGVTIPHSKKVPVFIIGASLFALMRSTIFFSHAGAVMLTQFFIMGFTVAVVNSIISTTMQLLIPSQMRGKVFGLMGALGGGLIPLGMALGGVLAEVIPIRVILTVTGLITGLGFLPVFLSSHARRFIAGQNPEASEE, encoded by the coding sequence ATGGAAAAAACCGATCACCCCGGCACTCATAGTAAGACTGGCACCCAGGGTAAAACCGGCACATCCCGAGGTACAGCAAACCCCCAGACCGTAGACCTCGTAACCCCCGTAGCTCCCACGCCGGGAGCCCCTGAAGTGCCCGAAGCGCCCGGAGCCACGGAAATCTCCGGAGCCACGGAAATCTCCGGAGCTGCAGGAAGCACAGAAATCTCAGTAGCTCCCCCGCCCGGAGCCCCTGAAGTGCCCGGAGCGCCCAGAGCGCCCGAAGCGCCCCGAGCCACGGAAACCCTCCGAGCTGCCGGAAGCACCGAAATCCCCGGAGCAGAGCCAACCAAGCCGACCCGGCCGCGCCTCTGGGACCGTAATTTCATTTTACTCTGGCAGGGCCAGGCTGTGAGCACCCTGGGCGACGTGTTTTACCAGGTTGCCCTGGGCTTCTGGGTGCTGGCGGTAACCGGGTCCACGGGGCTCATGGGGGCGCTCATGGCGGCGTCGACGGTTCCCCGGGTGGTGCTTGGGCCCTTCGCCGGGGTGTTGGTGGATAGGCTGAACCGAAAATGGATCATGGTACTCATGGATACCCTCCGGGGAACGGCCATTACCCTGGTGGCGGTGCTGGCATTTGCCGGGAGGCTGGAGGTGTGGATGGTTTTCGCTGCCGGAGTGCTCATCGGGCTCTGCGCCGCCTTTTTTGATCCCAGTGTACGTTCCAGCATTCCCGACATAGTGGACCGGCAGCGGCTTCTCCAGGGAAACTCGGCCTTCGGTATGATCGAGAGCCTGTCGGGTATTTTGGGAAACTCCCTCGGCGGCGTCATATACAGTGTTCTGGGTGCGCCGGTGATGTTCCTGGTGAACGGCATATCCTACCTATTTTCTGCGGGTACTGAACTGTTTTTGAAGATTCCCCGGGTCATTCACCAGAATCGGGAGTTTAATTACCTTCAGGACCTTAGGGAGGGGATGCGGTTCATCCGGGACACCCCGGTGTTGGGGCTGTTTTTCATCAATGTGGGTATGCTAAACTTCTTCCTGTCCATGGGAGGGGTACTGTTTCTTCCCTATTTCCAGCGCAGCCCGGGGTTAGGGCCTGCCCAGTACGGAACCGCCATGGCGGTAGTAACCGCAGGAAGCGTGGCAGCCCTGCTGATCCTCTCGGGGGTTACCATTCCCCATTCGAAAAAAGTGCCGGTCTTCATTATCGGTGCATCGCTATTCGCCCTAATGCGCAGCACCATCTTTTTTTCTCACGCCGGGGCAGTCATGCTTACACAGTTCTTCATTATGGGGTTCACGGTGGCGGTGGTAAACTCCATCATCAGCACCACCATGCAGCTCCTCATTCCGTCCCAGATGCGGGGCAAGGTCTTCGGTCTCATGGGGGCCCTGGGCGGCGGTCTGATTCCCCTGGGAATGGCATTGGGGGGCGTGCTGGCCGAGGTTATTCCTATCAGGGTGATTCTGACGGTTACCGGCCTGATTACCGGGCTTGGGTTCCTGCCGGTGTTTTTAAGTTCCCATGCACGCCGCTTTATTGCCGGCCAGAACCCCGAGGCGTCAGAAGAATAA
- a CDS encoding potassium channel family protein: MKQFVIIGLGSLGKRMIEELGKVECEVMVIDQDPELIELYKEQVSASFVANALQEEVIKKLVPSTIDAAIIDLGGKIEVSVLVTNYLKKLGVHRIIAHAESDEHGEILQLVGATEVIFPTLEAAKRITPLLVSSEVFNYLPISSGLVIAEVRVPRIILGKTLIEANLRRDFGITVIAIRKEHEEEFDFVSSDYHLGARDVLLLAGKAEELTRFSGISPNLKKMTQSPGLLKSLFGWKK; the protein is encoded by the coding sequence ATGAAACAGTTTGTCATTATTGGGCTTGGAAGTCTGGGGAAACGTATGATCGAAGAGCTAGGAAAGGTTGAATGTGAGGTTATGGTTATCGATCAGGATCCAGAACTAATTGAATTATATAAAGAACAGGTGAGCGCATCCTTTGTAGCCAACGCCCTTCAAGAAGAAGTCATAAAAAAATTAGTACCCAGCACGATTGATGCAGCTATTATTGATCTGGGGGGCAAGATTGAGGTTTCCGTTCTAGTGACAAATTATCTTAAAAAGCTCGGAGTGCATCGAATAATTGCTCATGCCGAGAGTGATGAGCATGGAGAAATCCTGCAATTAGTCGGTGCCACAGAGGTAATATTCCCGACCCTTGAAGCCGCAAAACGGATTACCCCCCTTCTTGTATCTTCAGAGGTGTTTAATTATCTGCCAATTAGTAGCGGATTGGTGATTGCTGAAGTACGAGTGCCTCGAATCATCCTGGGAAAGACTCTTATTGAAGCTAATCTGCGCCGCGATTTTGGTATTACAGTTATTGCCATCCGTAAAGAGCATGAGGAGGAGTTCGACTTTGTATCCAGTGATTACCATCTTGGTGCTCGAGATGTCCTCCTGCTAGCAGGAAAGGCCGAAGAATTAACGAGGTTTTCAGGAATTTCACCGAATTTAAAAAAAATGACCCAGAGCCCGGGGCTGTTGAAGAGCCTTTTCGGATGGAAGAAATAA
- a CDS encoding GreA/GreB family elongation factor, with amino-acid sequence MNTPIRTFNARDINRIRGFLDLAVRRQGGPKFKTLESLSRELASSTIVEPQEMPGDVVTMRSRVLLHYPATGTQEEFELVYPADADISQRRVSLLAPLGAALLGHKKGTMVEYPAPAGVLQVEIVDVLYQPEAAGDFDA; translated from the coding sequence ATGAACACTCCAATTCGTACCTTCAACGCCCGGGATATTAACCGTATCCGGGGTTTCCTCGATCTCGCTGTCCGGCGCCAGGGTGGGCCCAAGTTTAAGACCTTGGAATCTCTGTCCCGGGAGCTTGCTTCATCAACTATTGTCGAACCTCAGGAGATGCCGGGGGATGTGGTGACTATGCGTAGCCGGGTGCTTCTCCATTATCCCGCTACCGGCACCCAGGAGGAGTTCGAATTGGTTTATCCTGCAGATGCGGATATCAGCCAGCGGAGGGTGTCGCTCCTAGCTCCTCTGGGTGCCGCCCTTCTGGGTCATAAAAAGGGCACCATGGTTGAGTATCCCGCACCTGCGGGTGTTCTCCAGGTTGAGATTGTGGATGTGCTCTACCAGCCCGAGGCCGCCGGAGATTTTGACGCCTGA
- a CDS encoding TetR/AcrR family transcriptional regulator, with protein MSTNTYHHGELRGELIRRGIELLSRGGPGSLDTQPVKSLSLRGLAREAGVSATAVYHHFPSKEALLEEIAVSLLTDLIARWEQLSPDHIARAYLDFFRARPGLLNLLFGQELSGSARVLELQQQAFQVLLDRIPGEGPRKERTAMLLWVLVHGLSSLAVSGALGVPPGSCPGGPDIFEQDPGELLGDLTGILRPLLVTGTLESP; from the coding sequence ATGAGCACGAACACCTACCATCACGGTGAACTTCGGGGGGAGCTGATCCGGCGCGGAATAGAGCTACTGTCCCGGGGCGGCCCCGGCTCCCTGGATACCCAACCCGTCAAGAGCCTGAGTCTCCGGGGCCTGGCCCGGGAGGCTGGGGTTTCCGCCACGGCGGTGTACCATCATTTCCCATCCAAGGAGGCCCTGCTGGAGGAGATCGCAGTATCCCTACTTACGGATTTGATCGCCCGGTGGGAACAGCTGTCTCCGGATCATATTGCCCGGGCCTACCTCGATTTTTTTAGGGCCCGCCCGGGGCTCCTGAATCTTCTCTTCGGCCAGGAGCTCAGCGGATCTGCCCGGGTGCTGGAACTGCAGCAGCAGGCCTTCCAAGTGCTTCTGGATAGGATTCCCGGTGAGGGGCCGCGGAAGGAGCGGACCGCCATGCTCCTGTGGGTGCTTGTCCACGGGCTTTCAAGCCTGGCGGTTTCGGGAGCCCTGGGTGTTCCTCCCGGGAGCTGTCCGGGAGGACCGGACATCTTCGAGCAGGATCCCGGAGAGCTTTTAGGGGATTTGACCGGTATTCTGCGCCCCCTGTTGGTTACCGGGACGTTGGAATCACCCTAG
- a CDS encoding helix-turn-helix transcriptional regulator has protein sequence MSPVPRPTHFETEEAKERIKELNCLLDISNLLADPHLDLHSLLQQAVQRLPSAFLRPEVTLVCLVLGDRRYCAGAGTSETTGTTRTTGDAGDAGRAGTEAVLRQVVGSRGSREGWLEIYISADSEAVLLPYERRLVRAVAHQLGTVIEKKRAEEHLTRVVSLLEQRNRELERKSIALQELLQISGGLGRSGDSPGVIFSVREHEIAAGIRDGKSTKDLADQLGLSEATVEKHRYNIRRKLGLTGAGQNLQSYLRRGWFGRT, from the coding sequence ATGAGCCCAGTACCCCGTCCTACCCATTTTGAAACCGAAGAAGCCAAGGAGCGCATTAAAGAGCTGAACTGCCTTCTGGACATCTCGAACCTCCTGGCTGATCCCCATCTGGATCTCCACTCCCTGCTCCAGCAGGCTGTCCAGCGGTTGCCGTCGGCGTTTCTGCGACCCGAGGTAACCCTGGTGTGTTTGGTGCTGGGTGATCGCCGCTACTGTGCGGGGGCCGGAACCTCCGAAACCACCGGAACCACCCGAACTACCGGCGATGCCGGAGATGCCGGGAGGGCTGGGACTGAGGCTGTCCTGCGCCAGGTGGTGGGGTCCCGGGGGAGCAGAGAGGGATGGTTGGAGATCTACATCTCCGCGGACTCCGAGGCGGTACTGCTGCCCTACGAGCGGCGACTGGTCCGGGCTGTGGCACATCAGCTGGGAACGGTCATCGAAAAGAAGCGGGCCGAGGAGCATTTAACCAGGGTTGTGAGCCTCCTGGAGCAGCGGAACCGGGAACTGGAACGCAAATCCATAGCCCTGCAGGAGCTGCTCCAGATTTCCGGCGGACTGGGTAGATCCGGTGATTCTCCCGGAGTGATTTTTTCGGTCAGGGAGCACGAGATCGCCGCAGGCATCCGGGACGGCAAATCCACCAAGGATTTGGCGGATCAGTTGGGCCTCAGTGAGGCGACGGTGGAAAAGCATCGGTATAACATCCGTCGTAAACTGGGGCTTACCGGGGCTGGGCAGAATTTGCAGTCCTACCTGCGTCGGGGCTGGTTCGGCAGGACGTGA